The following are encoded together in the Thermoanaerobaculia bacterium genome:
- a CDS encoding SDR family oxidoreductase, with the protein MIDLSGMHVLVTGGSRGIGAATARLFARAGAAVLVQYREREAEAEALVDELYSISDQDHRRFPCDFLQPAEIVELFQFVGSEWGRLDCLVNNAGVWQHNPMSQFSEDRYIETMRINVSGAFYCLREALPFLRLSKQASVINITSTAGQRGEAFYSPYAASKGAMISATKAWAVELAPEIRVNSVAPGWVDTEMSGEALGSELRGEIEAGIPLGRVASADDVAGPILFLASPLARHLTGEIVNVNGGSVLPG; encoded by the coding sequence ATGATCGATCTTTCCGGAATGCACGTCCTGGTGACCGGTGGCAGCCGCGGCATCGGTGCGGCGACGGCGCGGCTCTTCGCCCGTGCCGGCGCGGCGGTCCTCGTCCAGTATCGCGAGCGCGAGGCCGAAGCCGAGGCGCTGGTCGACGAGCTCTACTCGATCTCCGACCAGGACCACCGCCGTTTCCCCTGCGACTTCCTGCAGCCGGCCGAGATCGTCGAGCTCTTCCAGTTCGTCGGTTCCGAGTGGGGGAGGCTCGACTGCCTGGTGAACAACGCCGGCGTCTGGCAGCACAATCCGATGTCGCAGTTCAGCGAGGATCGCTACATCGAGACGATGCGGATCAACGTCAGCGGCGCCTTCTACTGTCTGCGTGAGGCGCTGCCGTTCCTGCGCCTGTCGAAGCAGGCGAGCGTCATCAACATCACCTCGACCGCCGGCCAGCGCGGCGAGGCGTTCTACAGTCCGTATGCGGCGTCGAAGGGTGCCATGATCTCGGCGACCAAGGCCTGGGCGGTGGAGCTCGCCCCCGAGATCCGGGTCAACTCGGTGGCGCCCGGCTGGGTCGACACCGAGATGTCGGGCGAGGCGCTGGGGAGCGAGCTGCGCGGCGAGATCGAGGCCGGCATTCCGCTCGGCCGGGTGGCCTCCGCCGACGATGTCGCCGGTCCGATCCTCTTCCTCGCCTCGCCGCTCGCCCGTCACCTGACGGGCGAGATCGTGAACGTCAACGGCGGCAGCGTTCTGCCCGGCTGA
- a CDS encoding PD-(D/E)XK nuclease family protein — MSQRTGSRILVAPDSLAAERALIAELGRQTDLDPIGRKIVVVPSHSLRIALLARLAGVRPAWLGLEVVTLRGLARTLLERGGREHRSGDALLPVVVERLARRERALAKHLETLVDGFAGAQGAVRDLLDAGFGEEHLEAALERLEEERSQLGGDALDRAAALCRIAAASRVELAALGLAVDADLYAQSEALLIADRDRVLPEASLFIHGFADATGVATDLLSELVRQGPTIVLLLEPRGLDGVSPASFKFGRRLTERLAGIAALEHLELAPEPAQLALYGAADPARETRAAVGRLAAQIAGGDRPEELAFVTRDPAPYRALLAREIDRQGLPASGSDGPPSALARRARGLLELFERQGDATLGLAFAVAGEFLARGSGARPWELRLGALTLGARRLAALAGLEVAQDAVQLPIRDRFVARAASPADGISNESNESNETSATSATHRALPVAGTLAVPQRKLAREALRRAQRQAAALLARLERQNRHQSLAAAMAGVADLVRVLIDDEEDQQTLLAPLAALAEAGTTAGPGFEITAAEAALLLRDAWSALGSAALGGAGGGVALLSVTEARGRTFRRIVLAGLTRDRFPRAVRPDPFLPDSLRARLRDLLPDLPVKSEGHDEERFLFAQLLGAAPAIDLLAASADEDGKPVSPSSFLDELRRTGRIAAAVAAPEPERLSALDLACRTALAGERAALAPALALAFEEGETRFPADRGSDPAAAPTRDSAPAAVAQGWAASHVALLAELAADPLDPRLESLGPFFGFAGASPPGGRPGSAPADPRSPSPAVTTLQELAGCGWRAFLGKLLRLGNLPASEDEIPELPSFLVGTVVHAVLEEMASPALCAVRTLAGAEGSDGAEVVWPEETQLAGAIARATRVTLTAEGFDPDLFALPIELAAAETLEVVRRLDWPTGRRHLLGIEVDGTARFVLPAGPRTVGFRADRVERAAAGLLLTDYKTGNSVVSEAVKASTRQGHLAKSLAQGRWLQLPAYARAQVTQPAEGRLLFLKSDLEDDRREARFSAPAEGSAADVADRQLWQTLFAAWESGAFLPRLLAADLQSPYEGCAYCDVRVACLQGDSGARLRLERWVRARRSRPPALMPEPADAPEPAEQVAWRLFQLRESPSRDSDAEGA, encoded by the coding sequence GTGTCCCAGCGCACCGGCTCGCGCATTCTCGTCGCTCCCGACTCCCTCGCCGCCGAGCGCGCGTTGATCGCGGAGCTTGGCCGGCAGACCGATCTCGACCCCATCGGCAGGAAGATCGTCGTCGTCCCGTCGCACAGCCTGCGCATCGCCCTTCTCGCCCGTCTCGCCGGCGTCCGGCCCGCCTGGCTCGGGCTCGAAGTCGTCACCCTGCGCGGGCTGGCGCGCACTCTTCTCGAGCGTGGCGGCCGCGAGCACCGGTCCGGCGACGCCCTCCTGCCGGTCGTCGTCGAGCGTCTGGCCCGGCGCGAGCGCGCCCTGGCGAAGCATCTCGAGACGCTGGTCGACGGCTTCGCCGGCGCGCAGGGGGCGGTCCGCGACCTGCTGGATGCCGGCTTCGGCGAGGAGCACCTCGAAGCGGCCCTCGAGCGCCTCGAAGAGGAGCGCTCCCAGCTCGGCGGCGACGCTCTCGACCGCGCCGCGGCACTCTGTCGGATCGCCGCCGCCAGCCGCGTCGAGCTCGCGGCGCTCGGACTCGCCGTCGACGCCGATCTTTACGCCCAGTCCGAAGCGCTGCTGATCGCCGACCGCGACCGCGTCCTGCCGGAGGCCAGCCTCTTCATTCACGGCTTCGCCGACGCCACAGGTGTCGCAACCGACCTGCTGAGCGAGCTCGTGCGCCAGGGTCCGACGATCGTCCTCCTCCTCGAGCCCCGCGGACTCGACGGCGTGAGTCCGGCGTCCTTCAAGTTCGGTCGGCGGCTCACCGAACGGCTGGCCGGGATCGCCGCCCTCGAACATCTCGAGCTCGCGCCGGAACCTGCCCAACTGGCGCTCTACGGCGCCGCGGATCCCGCCCGCGAGACGCGCGCCGCGGTCGGACGGCTCGCCGCTCAGATCGCCGGCGGAGATCGCCCGGAGGAGCTCGCCTTCGTGACCCGCGATCCCGCCCCCTATCGCGCCCTGCTGGCGCGTGAGATCGACCGCCAGGGGCTCCCCGCGTCGGGCTCCGACGGGCCGCCCTCGGCGCTCGCCCGCCGGGCTCGCGGCCTCCTCGAGCTCTTCGAACGCCAGGGTGACGCCACGCTCGGCCTGGCCTTCGCCGTCGCCGGTGAGTTCCTGGCGCGCGGCTCGGGGGCACGCCCCTGGGAGCTCCGACTCGGCGCACTCACCCTCGGTGCCCGACGGCTCGCGGCGCTCGCCGGTCTCGAAGTCGCCCAGGACGCGGTGCAACTGCCGATCCGCGACCGCTTCGTCGCCCGCGCGGCCTCGCCCGCCGACGGCATTTCGAACGAGTCGAACGAGTCGAACGAGACCAGCGCGACGAGCGCGACCCACCGCGCGCTTCCGGTCGCCGGCACGCTGGCCGTACCGCAGCGCAAGCTGGCGCGCGAGGCGCTGCGCCGGGCGCAGCGTCAGGCGGCCGCGCTCCTCGCTCGCCTCGAGAGACAGAACCGCCACCAGTCGCTCGCCGCCGCGATGGCGGGAGTCGCCGATCTCGTCCGGGTGCTGATCGACGACGAGGAGGACCAGCAGACGCTTCTCGCACCGCTCGCCGCGCTGGCCGAGGCAGGCACGACAGCCGGGCCGGGGTTCGAGATCACCGCGGCGGAGGCCGCACTGCTGTTGCGCGACGCCTGGAGCGCGCTCGGCTCGGCGGCGCTCGGCGGCGCGGGTGGCGGTGTGGCGCTGCTCTCGGTGACCGAGGCGCGCGGCCGCACCTTTCGCCGCATCGTCCTCGCCGGTCTGACACGCGACCGCTTCCCGCGCGCCGTGCGCCCCGATCCGTTCCTCCCCGACAGCCTGCGCGCGCGGCTGCGCGACCTGCTGCCCGACCTGCCGGTCAAGAGCGAAGGCCACGACGAAGAGCGCTTCCTCTTCGCGCAGCTCCTCGGCGCGGCGCCCGCGATCGACCTCCTCGCGGCGAGCGCCGACGAGGACGGCAAACCGGTTTCTCCCTCCTCGTTCCTCGACGAGCTCCGCCGAACGGGAAGGATCGCCGCTGCCGTCGCCGCCCCCGAACCCGAGCGGCTGTCGGCGCTCGATCTCGCCTGCCGCACCGCCCTTGCGGGCGAGCGCGCGGCCCTCGCGCCGGCCCTGGCACTCGCTTTCGAAGAGGGCGAGACCCGCTTCCCGGCCGATCGCGGTTCGGATCCCGCCGCCGCGCCCACCCGCGACTCCGCGCCAGCTGCGGTGGCGCAGGGCTGGGCCGCGAGCCATGTCGCGCTCCTCGCCGAGCTCGCCGCGGATCCGCTCGACCCGCGGCTCGAGAGCCTCGGACCCTTCTTCGGTTTCGCCGGCGCCTCGCCCCCCGGCGGCCGCCCTGGATCCGCGCCCGCCGATCCACGGTCGCCTTCGCCCGCCGTCACCACGCTCCAGGAGCTCGCCGGCTGTGGCTGGCGGGCGTTCCTCGGCAAGTTGTTGCGGTTGGGAAACCTGCCGGCCAGCGAAGACGAGATTCCGGAGCTCCCGAGCTTCCTCGTCGGAACGGTCGTGCACGCGGTTCTCGAGGAGATGGCGTCGCCCGCCCTCTGCGCGGTGCGGACGCTCGCCGGCGCCGAAGGGTCGGACGGCGCCGAGGTGGTCTGGCCGGAAGAGACCCAGCTCGCAGGGGCAATCGCCCGGGCAACGCGCGTGACTCTCACCGCTGAAGGCTTCGACCCCGATCTCTTCGCCCTGCCGATCGAGCTCGCCGCGGCCGAGACCCTCGAGGTCGTCCGCCGGCTCGACTGGCCCACGGGCCGCCGGCATCTGCTCGGCATCGAGGTCGACGGTACCGCCCGGTTCGTTCTGCCGGCCGGCCCGCGCACGGTCGGCTTCCGCGCCGACCGAGTCGAGCGCGCGGCGGCGGGACTGCTGCTGACCGACTACAAGACCGGCAACAGCGTCGTCTCGGAGGCGGTCAAGGCGTCGACGCGTCAGGGCCATCTCGCGAAAAGCCTGGCGCAGGGCAGGTGGCTGCAGCTGCCGGCCTATGCCCGGGCCCAGGTGACGCAGCCGGCCGAGGGGCGACTCCTCTTCCTGAAAAGCGACCTCGAGGACGACCGGCGCGAGGCTCGCTTCAGCGCTCCGGCCGAGGGCTCGGCCGCCGACGTCGCCGATCGCCAACTCTGGCAGACGCTCTTCGCCGCCTGGGAGAGCGGCGCCTTCCTGCCGCGCCTGCTCGCCGCAGATCTGCAGAGTCCCTACGAAGGCTGCGCCTACTGCGACGTGCGCGTCGCCTGCCTCCAGGGCGACAGCGGCGCGCGTCTGCGGCTCGAACGCTGGGTGCGTGCAAGGCGAAGCAGGCCGCCAGCGCTGATGCCGGAGCCTGCGGACGCGCCCGAACCGGCCGAGCAGGTTGCCTGGCGGCTCTTTCAGCTGCGCGAGTCCCCGTCCCGCGACTCCGACGCGGAGGGTGCGTGA
- a CDS encoding tryptophan 2,3-dioxygenase → MTVTYSSYLHLDELLAAQQPLSDGPEHDEMLFIVIHQVYELWFKQLLHEVGYLGTALEQDDLPRVYATLKRFLTILKVQVAQIDILETMSPVSFLSFRARLDTASGFQSPQFRELEFVLGRRSARMIAHHEGTPAADRLAALLREPSLWDHFVQFLVRHGCGVPQSLLERDRSLPNPETPALQEQLIEIYRTRPDLAQICERLVDLDEGIQEWRYRHVKMVERTIGTKSGTGGSSGVEYLRATLFQPLFPDLWAIRSSL, encoded by the coding sequence TTGACCGTCACCTATTCGAGCTACCTGCATCTCGACGAGCTTCTGGCCGCCCAACAGCCTCTTTCCGATGGCCCCGAGCACGACGAGATGCTGTTCATCGTCATTCACCAGGTCTACGAGCTCTGGTTCAAGCAGCTCCTGCACGAGGTGGGCTACCTGGGCACCGCGCTCGAGCAGGACGACCTGCCGCGGGTCTACGCGACCCTCAAGCGCTTCCTGACCATCCTCAAGGTGCAGGTGGCGCAGATCGACATCCTCGAGACGATGTCGCCGGTCTCCTTCCTCTCCTTCCGGGCGCGGCTCGACACCGCCTCCGGTTTCCAGTCGCCGCAGTTCCGTGAGCTCGAGTTCGTGCTCGGCCGGCGCAGCGCGCGGATGATCGCGCATCACGAAGGGACGCCGGCCGCCGACCGGCTCGCCGCGCTGCTCCGGGAGCCGAGCCTCTGGGATCACTTCGTCCAGTTCCTCGTGCGCCACGGCTGTGGTGTCCCGCAGTCACTCCTCGAGCGCGACCGCTCGCTGCCCAATCCGGAAACGCCCGCGCTCCAGGAGCAGCTCATCGAGATCTACCGCACGCGACCCGACCTGGCGCAGATCTGCGAGCGCCTCGTGGATCTCGACGAGGGGATCCAGGAGTGGCGCTACCGGCACGTGAAGATGGTCGAACGCACGATCGGCACGAAGAGCGGCACCGGCGGATCGAGCGGCGTCGAATACCTGCGTGCAACCCTCTTCCAGCCGCTCTTCCCGGACCTCTGGGCGATCCGGTCCTCCCTGTGA
- a CDS encoding UvrD-helicase domain-containing protein has protein sequence MSPGSTAVSPLADQAARDLAVSEFVVPVALEAGAGTGKTRSLVARLATWLLGPGWAAAAVELEERRRSSGVSANVSAEPEEIAARVAEGTVAITFTDAAAAEMSRRLGELLGDLSSGTPAKDLAPLPPLLAEVDLVERAQRLASVLSRLRLQTIHSFCHRLLADHPFEAGLHPVLSVDADGTQVSQAATEVLLERLRTRQPQIAALIAEGVDPAALHAGLVKLLGSGARKEDFSSARFDDATCAAILENVAEPLGRFLPELARLAATATRVTTLPPALEALLVLERLLSGGRRDRAGLEALCDAARSSSPPWEKLFARYAKEGVGKTEAGILGAGSAAYLASANAVGERLGEILALDPQKFELARQALGPLVEAVRVRLQRAGVLSFEDLLDRATELVQRSGPVRRRLRREIRQLLVDEFQDTDRRQCELLAALALGDDEGPRPGLFVVGDPKQSIYAWRNADLASYERFLARMQEAGGKSARLSVNFRSVPAVLAEVERAIAPVMQHRPGVQPRFESLTPSPKLAASPGFIRRDRHPVEHWLSWDTAARRQGEKTTAAQACLVEAAAIAADIRELHDSVGAGNAGGSDRSEGAGPLTWGSFGILMRARGDLEIYLEALRRAGIPYAVQKDRSYYRRREIIDLACAVRAILDPSDLLALVAFLRSPLVGVPDAAWIPLWRAGFAVAMSALEDPQGTSLDAVERAIATAARETPREVPGLAALGDWPLALRQAVGAVARLRGDFSRLPAQGWVERLRALLLPEPLAAARFLGRFGVANVERLLATLERDLAEESDPHRALVRLRKAVEEERDAEDARPPDAGSDAVAVMTIHTAKGLEFDQVYLAQAHKRRPAAGSGIPSGLTDIAGLAPETPEARVGAQRELVLFGAPSPGYAAAESLRRQARDAEAVRLLYVALTRARERLVVCANWAENEKPTDLAVANSFLDLLAERRPPALHELAGESEIRDAMGVPWRLAASPPRAAAADAEARLPPAARSAPPSSRVDLLPGPVTPVMRDAARRRAGLLRLERAFGLAVAGEDPHSADAASPGADGGVSRSLRRALGVALHRALELEELAESDRAEWRRAVDSAFLGELPAASGGDRRTLAIAVERLVASALLARLRALRGAVQARELPLLIETSEASGTSGASGVSALDGIVGTLDLLYRDPVTGETVIADFKTDEIPPEESSAAIASKVARYRPQLELYGRAVQSAMRLDRPPRLELWLLAVDAIFVLD, from the coding sequence GTGAGCCCCGGTTCGACTGCCGTCTCGCCGCTCGCCGATCAGGCCGCTCGCGATCTCGCGGTCAGCGAGTTCGTCGTTCCGGTGGCGCTCGAAGCCGGCGCCGGCACCGGCAAGACGCGCTCGCTGGTGGCCCGCCTGGCGACCTGGCTCTTGGGCCCAGGTTGGGCGGCTGCCGCTGTGGAGCTCGAAGAGCGGCGCCGGTCCTCCGGGGTTTCGGCGAACGTGTCCGCAGAGCCGGAGGAGATCGCCGCGCGCGTCGCCGAGGGTACGGTCGCCATCACCTTCACCGACGCCGCCGCGGCCGAGATGTCGCGCCGCCTCGGCGAGCTGCTCGGCGATCTGTCGAGCGGCACTCCGGCAAAAGACCTTGCCCCACTCCCGCCGCTCCTCGCGGAGGTCGACCTCGTCGAGCGCGCGCAACGACTCGCCAGCGTGCTCTCCCGGCTGCGCCTGCAGACGATTCACAGTTTCTGCCATCGTCTGCTCGCCGATCATCCGTTCGAGGCCGGCCTCCACCCCGTCCTTTCGGTCGACGCCGACGGCACGCAGGTCTCACAGGCGGCAACCGAGGTTCTCCTCGAGCGTCTGCGGACGCGGCAACCGCAGATCGCAGCACTGATCGCGGAGGGCGTGGATCCTGCAGCACTTCACGCCGGCCTCGTGAAACTGCTGGGCTCCGGCGCGCGCAAGGAGGACTTCTCGAGCGCGCGATTCGACGACGCGACCTGTGCCGCGATCCTCGAAAACGTCGCCGAGCCGCTCGGGCGTTTCCTCCCCGAGCTCGCGCGGCTGGCCGCGACGGCGACCCGGGTCACGACGCTTCCTCCCGCGCTCGAAGCCCTGCTCGTCCTCGAGCGCCTTCTTTCCGGCGGCCGGCGCGACCGCGCCGGCCTGGAGGCCCTGTGCGACGCGGCGCGGTCTTCGAGCCCGCCGTGGGAGAAGCTGTTCGCGCGCTACGCCAAGGAAGGGGTCGGGAAGACCGAGGCAGGCATCCTCGGCGCTGGGAGTGCCGCCTACCTCGCCTCCGCCAACGCCGTCGGAGAGCGGCTCGGCGAGATTCTCGCTCTCGATCCGCAGAAGTTCGAGCTCGCCCGACAGGCGCTCGGGCCGCTCGTCGAGGCGGTTCGCGTCCGCTTGCAACGCGCCGGCGTGCTCTCTTTCGAAGACCTCCTCGACCGCGCCACCGAGCTCGTGCAGCGCAGCGGACCGGTCCGCCGCCGGCTGCGGCGGGAGATCCGGCAACTGCTCGTCGACGAGTTCCAGGACACCGACCGCCGGCAGTGCGAGCTCCTCGCCGCCCTGGCTCTCGGCGACGACGAAGGTCCTCGACCCGGGCTCTTCGTGGTCGGCGATCCCAAGCAGTCGATCTACGCCTGGCGTAACGCCGATCTCGCCTCCTATGAGCGCTTCCTCGCCCGCATGCAGGAGGCCGGCGGCAAGAGCGCACGCCTGTCGGTCAACTTCCGCTCGGTGCCGGCCGTGCTCGCGGAGGTCGAACGGGCGATAGCGCCGGTCATGCAACACCGCCCGGGGGTGCAGCCGCGCTTCGAGTCGCTCACGCCGAGCCCGAAGCTCGCCGCGAGTCCGGGATTCATCCGGCGCGATCGTCATCCGGTCGAGCACTGGCTGTCGTGGGACACCGCGGCGCGCCGCCAGGGCGAAAAGACCACCGCCGCACAGGCCTGCCTGGTCGAAGCCGCGGCGATCGCGGCCGACATCCGCGAGCTCCATGATTCGGTCGGTGCGGGCAATGCGGGCGGCTCGGACAGATCGGAGGGCGCGGGGCCTCTCACATGGGGCAGCTTCGGCATCCTGATGCGGGCGCGCGGCGACCTGGAGATCTACCTCGAGGCGCTGCGGCGGGCCGGCATCCCCTACGCCGTGCAGAAGGATCGCTCCTACTACCGGCGCCGCGAAATCATCGACCTCGCCTGCGCGGTGCGCGCCATTCTCGATCCGTCCGACCTGCTCGCCCTGGTCGCTTTTCTTCGCAGTCCGCTGGTCGGCGTCCCCGACGCCGCCTGGATCCCTCTCTGGCGCGCCGGCTTCGCGGTGGCGATGAGCGCTCTCGAGGACCCGCAGGGCACGTCCCTGGACGCCGTCGAGCGCGCCATTGCGACCGCGGCCCGGGAGACACCGAGAGAGGTTCCCGGCCTCGCCGCACTCGGCGACTGGCCGCTCGCGCTGCGCCAAGCGGTGGGCGCCGTCGCCCGGCTGCGCGGCGATTTCAGCCGCCTCCCCGCACAGGGCTGGGTCGAACGCCTGCGCGCCCTGCTGCTGCCCGAACCGCTCGCGGCGGCGCGCTTTCTCGGCCGCTTCGGGGTCGCGAACGTCGAGCGCCTCCTCGCCACGCTGGAGCGCGACCTTGCCGAAGAGAGCGATCCGCACCGCGCCCTCGTTCGGCTGCGCAAAGCCGTCGAGGAGGAGCGCGACGCCGAGGATGCGCGTCCGCCCGACGCCGGCAGCGACGCCGTCGCGGTCATGACGATCCACACCGCCAAGGGGCTCGAATTCGACCAGGTCTATCTCGCCCAGGCACACAAGCGTCGACCGGCCGCCGGGTCCGGGATCCCTTCCGGCCTGACCGACATCGCCGGCCTGGCGCCAGAGACACCCGAGGCGCGCGTGGGGGCGCAGCGCGAGTTGGTGCTCTTCGGCGCCCCATCGCCGGGTTACGCCGCCGCGGAAAGCCTCCGCCGGCAAGCGCGCGACGCCGAGGCCGTGCGCCTGCTCTATGTCGCGCTGACCCGCGCCAGGGAACGTCTCGTCGTCTGCGCCAACTGGGCGGAGAACGAGAAGCCGACCGACCTCGCCGTGGCCAACAGCTTTCTCGACCTGCTCGCCGAGCGCCGCCCCCCCGCTCTGCACGAGCTCGCGGGCGAAAGCGAGATTCGCGACGCGATGGGTGTCCCGTGGCGGCTCGCGGCGAGCCCGCCCCGCGCCGCCGCGGCGGACGCCGAGGCCCGGTTGCCTCCCGCAGCCCGGAGTGCCCCCCCGAGCAGCAGGGTCGACCTCCTGCCGGGCCCCGTCACCCCTGTCATGCGCGACGCCGCCCGCAGACGCGCCGGCCTCCTCCGTCTCGAGCGCGCTTTCGGCCTCGCGGTCGCCGGCGAGGACCCGCACTCCGCCGACGCCGCTTCGCCCGGCGCGGACGGCGGCGTCTCGCGCTCGCTGCGTCGCGCTCTCGGCGTGGCGCTGCATCGCGCGCTCGAGCTCGAGGAGCTCGCCGAAAGCGATCGTGCCGAATGGCGGCGAGCGGTGGATTCAGCCTTCCTGGGCGAGCTTCCCGCAGCGTCCGGGGGCGACCGGCGAACGCTCGCGATCGCGGTCGAGCGGTTGGTCGCCTCTGCGCTCCTGGCCCGGCTCCGGGCCCTGCGTGGTGCCGTCCAGGCGCGCGAGCTCCCCCTTCTCATCGAAACGTCAGAAGCGTCAGGGACGTCAGGAGCGTCTGGAGTCAGCGCGCTCGACGGCATCGTCGGCACGCTCGATCTCCTCTACCGCGATCCGGTGACCGGCGAAACGGTGATCGCCGACTTCAAGACCGACGAAATCCCGCCCGAGGAGAGCTCCGCGGCGATCGCCTCGAAGGTGGCGCGCTACCGGCCCCAGCTCGAGCTCTACGGCCGCGCGGTGCAGAGTGCGATGAGGCTCGACCGGCCGCCACGTCTCGAGCTCTGGCTGCTCGCGGTGGACGCCATCTTCGTGCTGGACTGA
- a CDS encoding thiolase family protein produces MNIQDLVLIDGVRTPMAEFNGPFADLSAVELGARAAKALLERTGLDPAAIDHTVVGNALQTSADAIYGARHVALKAGVPKEVPALTVNRLCGSGIQAIVSGSHMILAGEARTCLVGGMENMSQAPYVVRGARKGLRLGNGKLEDLLWESLMDPFCGFYMAQTSNNLARDYKISREEQDAFAVSSQEKAVAAMAAGRLAEEIVAVTVGEGKRAVTVTQDEHPRPGTTIEALAKLPTAFDKDGFVTGGNASGIVDGAAMLLLSTKERAAELGQKPLGRILSWATVGVEPSRMGIGPAPAIHAALAKAGMKLADLDLIEINEAFAGQILACVKELELDVAKLNVNGGAIALGHPLGATGARITLTLMKELQRRGGGRGVASACIGGGQGIALIVEV; encoded by the coding sequence ATGAACATACAGGACTTGGTACTGATCGACGGCGTCCGGACTCCGATGGCGGAGTTCAACGGACCGTTCGCCGATCTCTCGGCCGTGGAGCTCGGTGCGCGGGCGGCGAAGGCTCTCCTCGAGCGCACCGGCCTCGACCCGGCGGCGATCGACCACACGGTCGTCGGCAACGCCCTGCAGACCTCGGCCGATGCCATCTACGGCGCGCGCCATGTGGCCCTCAAGGCGGGCGTACCGAAAGAGGTTCCGGCGCTGACCGTGAACCGGCTCTGCGGCTCGGGAATCCAGGCGATCGTCTCGGGCTCGCACATGATCCTCGCCGGCGAAGCCCGGACCTGCCTGGTCGGCGGCATGGAGAACATGTCGCAGGCGCCCTACGTGGTGCGGGGCGCGCGCAAGGGGCTGCGGCTGGGCAACGGCAAGCTCGAGGATCTCCTCTGGGAGTCGCTGATGGACCCGTTCTGCGGCTTCTACATGGCGCAGACCTCGAACAACCTGGCGCGGGACTACAAGATCTCGCGCGAAGAGCAGGACGCCTTCGCGGTCTCGAGCCAGGAGAAGGCAGTCGCCGCGATGGCGGCAGGCAGGCTCGCCGAGGAGATCGTGGCGGTCACGGTCGGCGAGGGCAAGCGCGCGGTGACGGTCACCCAGGACGAGCATCCGCGGCCGGGGACCACGATCGAGGCTCTTGCGAAGCTCCCGACCGCTTTCGACAAGGACGGTTTCGTCACCGGCGGCAACGCCTCGGGGATCGTCGACGGCGCCGCGATGCTGCTGCTCTCGACGAAGGAGCGCGCCGCCGAGCTCGGCCAGAAGCCGCTCGGGCGGATCCTCTCGTGGGCGACGGTCGGCGTCGAGCCTTCGCGCATGGGCATCGGCCCGGCGCCGGCGATCCACGCCGCGCTCGCCAAGGCCGGCATGAAGCTCGCCGACCTCGACCTGATCGAGATCAACGAGGCGTTCGCCGGCCAGATCCTGGCCTGCGTCAAGGAGCTCGAGCTCGACGTCGCGAAGTTGAACGTCAACGGCGGCGCCATCGCCCTCGGCCACCCGCTCGGGGCGACCGGGGCACGCATCACCCTCACCCTGATGAAGGAACTGCAGCGTCGCGGCGGCGGCCGGGGCGTCGCCTCGGCCTGCATCGGCGGCGGGCAGGGCATCGCCCTGATCGTGGAGGTCTGA
- a CDS encoding beta-lactamase family protein, with translation MPNGQPQTEPLAEYLDGLARLGGAVSAVEVTVADPRQVRWRHAAGYRVGGEPLQPGARFDAASLTKPWMATLALALAAKGELELDTALREAFPANGAWIGTATLEDLLRHRSGIAAWTPLAARLGKRLSDARELAGFLLSESLWPKTGSEGRELATYSDLGFVLWGLAAERATGKSLADLVDLHVAAPLGLAPLGALAGNPPPEQIVECRLDNWREVELAAGQDLKLSRQAPFLRGVPQDGNARALARLAGHAGLFVTAEEMLALGREWLHPGRVLAPEAVARALAGGGPYALGWARQSHDGSSGPVFSSGSFGHTGFTGGSLWIDPERQRIVLVLAHRLSSQLDMNPIRREIHRLAAEI, from the coding sequence ATGCCCAACGGTCAACCGCAAACCGAGCCGCTCGCCGAGTATCTGGACGGCCTCGCCCGTCTCGGCGGCGCGGTGAGCGCGGTCGAAGTGACGGTGGCCGACCCGAGGCAGGTCCGCTGGCGCCACGCGGCCGGCTACCGGGTCGGCGGGGAGCCCCTGCAACCGGGCGCCCGCTTCGACGCCGCGTCGCTCACGAAGCCGTGGATGGCGACCCTGGCGCTCGCCCTGGCGGCGAAAGGGGAGCTCGAGCTCGACACCGCTCTGCGGGAGGCGTTTCCCGCAAACGGCGCCTGGATCGGCACCGCGACGCTCGAGGACCTCCTGCGTCACCGGTCGGGGATCGCCGCCTGGACGCCCCTGGCAGCACGCCTGGGCAAGCGTCTCTCCGACGCCCGAGAGCTCGCCGGCTTTCTATTGTCTGAAAGCCTGTGGCCAAAGACCGGCAGCGAAGGCCGCGAGCTCGCGACCTACAGCGACCTCGGCTTCGTCCTCTGGGGCCTGGCGGCCGAGAGGGCCACAGGCAAGAGCCTTGCCGATCTGGTCGATCTACACGTGGCCGCGCCGCTCGGCCTCGCGCCGCTCGGCGCGCTGGCCGGGAATCCGCCCCCGGAACAGATCGTCGAATGCCGGCTCGACAATTGGAGAGAGGTCGAGCTTGCTGCCGGCCAGGATTTGAAGCTCTCGCGCCAGGCGCCGTTTCTGCGCGGCGTGCCGCAGGACGGCAACGCGCGGGCCCTGGCCCGGCTCGCCGGTCATGCCGGGCTCTTCGTGACCGCCGAGGAGATGCTCGCCCTGGGGCGGGAGTGGCTCCACCCCGGGCGGGTCCTCGCACCCGAGGCGGTGGCGCGAGCGCTCGCTGGAGGGGGCCCCTACGCCCTCGGCTGGGCGCGGCAGAGCCACGACGGCTCGAGTGGCCCGGTGTTCTCGTCGGGCTCGTTCGGCCACACCGGCTTCACCGGCGGCAGCCTCTGGATCGATCCGGAGCGGCAGCGCATCGTGCTCGTCCTCGCGCATCGCCTCTCTTCGCAACTGGACATGAACCCGATCCGACGGGAGATCCACCGCCTGGCGGCGGAGATCTGA